In Bacteroidota bacterium, one genomic interval encodes:
- a CDS encoding FG-GAP-like repeat-containing protein, which produces MNARTGFRRFTPIVSLFLLVCLSFGQAPRISVTRLPEPGKKYPWPPLQARDLQAISKLPLRATSVKSKAPFSASGLEDSVTFTAVQTPFPGLVGGGGSWFDYDNDGDLDVIVSGYSVEGNVFKIYSNDGGGVFTEVQTDLPAIGAEHQSISWGDLDKDGNFDLAIAGRLDTSSLVNVSKIFHNDNGRFVDIEAPLMGLSGGAVTWVDYDNDGDLDLLVTGSPDAGNTFYAILYRNDDGTFTDAQAGLRGSWSTTASWGDYDNDGDLDLLMTGYGNGAFSKIYRNDNGTFVDIGATLAEVNSGATQWVDIDNDGDLDIVLSGGMPGDVPTARIYRNDGNDVFTDLNVPIEGFMVSAVAIADYDNDGDLDIAISGADEFYAGSNPRTKIYRNDNGTFVDIGANLVGTWFGSLAWGDYDNDGRLDLLVSGATIPRATWNGPFAQTTILYHNNNVEPNTMPATPQPSEPLLDGNSVQLGWGRASDGQTPSAELTYNLRIGTAPGLSDVVAPVSNVGTGYRRVPTDGNSFRKTGRLLKNLPQGTYYWGVQAVDGAYSGSPFSPENSFVVSSPLGVKEEREIPRVFALEQNYPNPFNPQTDIAFQIPATDHVSLRIYDVLGREVATVLDGVKEAGAYTVSWDASRMASGVFFYELKTEQSFARMKMLLIR; this is translated from the coding sequence ATGAACGCTCGAACCGGGTTTCGCAGATTCACCCCCATCGTGTCGCTGTTCCTTCTTGTGTGCCTTTCATTCGGTCAGGCCCCGCGGATCTCTGTGACCAGGCTCCCTGAGCCGGGGAAAAAGTATCCCTGGCCTCCCCTCCAGGCGCGGGATCTTCAAGCCATCTCGAAGCTCCCCCTGCGGGCGACCTCCGTCAAATCAAAGGCTCCCTTTTCGGCAAGCGGTCTCGAGGACAGCGTCACCTTTACCGCCGTGCAGACACCGTTCCCCGGCCTCGTCGGCGGAGGGGGATCATGGTTCGATTACGACAATGACGGGGATCTCGATGTGATTGTGTCGGGCTACTCCGTGGAGGGGAACGTATTCAAGATCTACTCCAACGACGGAGGAGGGGTCTTCACGGAAGTTCAGACGGACCTTCCGGCCATCGGGGCCGAACATCAATCGATTTCGTGGGGCGACCTCGACAAGGACGGTAACTTCGACCTCGCGATCGCAGGAAGGCTCGATACGTCGAGTCTTGTGAATGTGTCGAAGATTTTCCATAACGACAACGGAAGATTCGTCGATATCGAAGCTCCGCTGATGGGGCTATCCGGCGGAGCGGTCACCTGGGTGGACTATGACAACGACGGGGACCTCGATCTTCTCGTCACCGGCTCGCCCGACGCGGGCAACACGTTTTATGCGATCCTCTATCGCAACGACGACGGCACGTTCACCGACGCTCAGGCGGGACTCAGAGGGTCCTGGTCTACCACGGCATCCTGGGGAGACTATGACAACGACGGCGACCTTGATCTCCTGATGACCGGCTACGGCAACGGTGCGTTCAGCAAGATTTACCGTAATGATAACGGGACATTTGTCGATATCGGCGCTACACTTGCAGAGGTCAACTCCGGCGCGACGCAATGGGTCGACATTGACAACGACGGCGATCTGGATATCGTGCTCTCCGGCGGCATGCCGGGAGACGTCCCGACCGCCAGGATCTACCGGAACGACGGCAATGATGTCTTCACCGATCTCAACGTCCCGATCGAGGGGTTCATGGTAAGCGCAGTCGCGATAGCCGATTATGACAACGACGGCGATCTCGACATCGCGATATCGGGTGCTGATGAGTTCTACGCGGGAAGCAATCCGCGCACGAAGATCTATCGCAACGACAACGGCACCTTCGTCGACATCGGCGCCAACCTGGTGGGCACCTGGTTCGGATCCCTCGCGTGGGGCGATTACGATAACGACGGCAGGCTAGACCTTCTCGTCTCGGGAGCGACGATTCCACGCGCGACGTGGAACGGACCCTTCGCGCAAACCACGATCCTCTACCACAATAATAATGTGGAGCCCAACACCATGCCGGCGACTCCTCAGCCATCGGAGCCTCTCCTCGACGGGAATTCCGTTCAGTTGGGCTGGGGCCGTGCGTCGGACGGTCAAACCCCGAGCGCGGAACTCACCTATAATCTCCGGATCGGCACGGCGCCCGGGCTGAGCGATGTGGTTGCCCCCGTTTCCAACGTCGGAACGGGATATCGGCGCGTTCCGACTGACGGCAATTCGTTCAGAAAGACCGGCCGGTTGCTGAAAAATCTCCCCCAGGGCACCTACTACTGGGGCGTTCAGGCGGTGGATGGCGCCTACAGCGGATCGCCCTTCTCCCCGGAGAACTCCTTCGTTGTGAGTTCCCCTCTCGGGGTAAAAGAGGAGCGGGAGATTCCCCGTGTATTCGCATTGGAGCAGAACTACCCTAACCCGTTCAATCCGCAGACCGACATCGCGTTTCAAATTCCCGCGACCGATCATGTCTCGCTCAGGATCTACGACGTGCTGGGGCGCGAAGTGGCAACGGTTTTGGATGGAGTCAAGGAGGCGGGAGCCTATACCGTGAGCTGGGATGCGTCGCGAATGGCGAGCGGAGTGTTTTTCTACGAGCTGAAGACCGAGCAGTCTTTCGCGCGGATGAAAATGCTGCTGATCCGGTAA
- the dnaG gene encoding DNA primase, with protein MRIPPEKIDEIRAATDIVDLIGASVKLKKRGKNYIGLCPFHSEKTPSFNVSADRQMYHCFGCGVGGTAFTFVMEFEKVSFIEAVRSLADRAGIALPTYSPGGDAASDEHEQLYEVCRTAALFFHSSLTAGSEGRLALEYLRHRGFTDETIKAFQLGFAPNSWDAFLKHASEKKISVPLLESAGLIRKRADGSAYDYFRGRAMFPIFSTTGRIVGFGARKLLEDDPLGKYINSPETPIYNKSRILYGLFQAREAIREQEDAILVEGYADLISLFQAGVKNVVASSGTALTVEQILLLSRYTKNVTIVYDADSAGSKAALRGVDLILERDLDVRVAVLPEGEDPDSFVRKQGADAFRELAGESISFIDFIGRMAEREGKLASPEGHAQTVRSIVETISRMPDELKRNFYVKHVAEKYKLYESSLYRELEKILAGKRQPGVGQTVVRKAVPPRPAPVEAPPAQAGEIPPAERDLINAILDGGRPVADYIFGQILLEEFTHPHAKAIAAYLVRRIENGEVIDPATLMDDIEDSGQRKLLASAVFAKYQLSKRWDVSQVEQADPLKLASDALRGIRERSLKRMLAENQRSIEEASRRGGDLLPYLEVSKDLRNKIKELQEKGNAREMPHHEEME; from the coding sequence ATGCGCATTCCCCCCGAAAAAATAGACGAGATCCGGGCTGCGACCGATATTGTCGATCTCATCGGCGCGTCGGTCAAGCTCAAGAAGCGCGGGAAGAACTATATCGGCCTCTGTCCGTTCCATTCCGAGAAAACTCCGTCCTTTAACGTCTCAGCCGACCGGCAAATGTACCATTGCTTCGGATGCGGAGTGGGCGGCACCGCGTTCACCTTCGTGATGGAGTTCGAAAAGGTCAGCTTCATCGAGGCGGTCCGGTCCCTCGCCGATCGAGCGGGCATCGCTCTCCCGACCTACTCCCCTGGCGGGGACGCCGCCTCCGACGAACACGAACAGTTGTATGAGGTCTGCCGGACGGCCGCGCTGTTCTTCCATTCCTCTCTCACCGCCGGCAGCGAAGGGAGGCTGGCGCTCGAGTACCTCCGCCACCGGGGTTTCACCGATGAGACGATCAAGGCGTTTCAGCTCGGCTTCGCGCCGAATTCGTGGGACGCATTCCTGAAGCATGCGTCCGAAAAGAAAATTTCGGTCCCCTTGCTCGAATCTGCGGGATTGATCCGCAAGCGCGCAGACGGGTCGGCGTACGATTATTTCCGGGGGCGGGCGATGTTCCCGATCTTTTCCACGACGGGCAGGATCGTGGGCTTCGGAGCCCGGAAACTCCTCGAAGACGACCCCCTCGGCAAGTATATCAATTCTCCCGAAACCCCCATCTATAATAAGAGCAGAATCCTCTACGGCCTGTTCCAGGCGCGCGAGGCGATCCGGGAGCAGGAGGATGCGATTCTCGTGGAGGGGTATGCGGATCTGATCAGCCTCTTCCAGGCGGGTGTGAAGAATGTCGTCGCGTCGAGCGGGACCGCGCTGACGGTCGAGCAGATATTGCTCCTCAGCCGCTACACGAAGAACGTCACGATCGTCTACGACGCGGATTCGGCCGGTTCGAAGGCCGCGCTCCGGGGGGTGGATCTGATACTCGAGCGCGACCTCGATGTCCGGGTCGCGGTACTACCCGAGGGGGAGGATCCCGATTCGTTTGTCCGGAAACAGGGCGCGGACGCGTTCCGCGAGCTGGCCGGAGAGTCGATCTCCTTTATCGATTTCATCGGGCGGATGGCCGAGCGCGAGGGGAAGCTGGCTTCGCCGGAAGGGCATGCGCAGACCGTTCGATCGATCGTCGAGACCATCTCCAGGATGCCCGACGAGCTGAAAAGGAATTTTTATGTGAAGCATGTGGCCGAGAAATACAAGCTCTATGAGTCGTCCCTCTACAGGGAGCTTGAAAAAATACTCGCCGGCAAGCGCCAGCCGGGAGTTGGGCAGACCGTTGTCAGAAAGGCGGTTCCTCCCCGGCCCGCGCCCGTCGAAGCGCCCCCGGCCCAGGCCGGAGAGATCCCCCCCGCCGAGCGTGATCTCATCAACGCGATACTGGACGGAGGAAGGCCGGTTGCGGATTATATCTTCGGCCAGATCCTTCTCGAGGAGTTTACACATCCTCACGCCAAGGCGATCGCCGCCTACCTGGTCCGGCGGATCGAAAACGGAGAGGTGATCGATCCGGCGACGCTGATGGATGACATCGAGGATTCGGGCCAGAGGAAGCTGCTCGCCTCCGCGGTTTTCGCCAAGTACCAGCTCAGCAAAAGATGGGATGTCTCACAGGTGGAACAGGCGGATCCCCTCAAGCTCGCCTCCGACGCCCTCAGAGGTATCCGCGAGCGGTCGCTCAAGAGGATGCTGGCGGAGAACCAGCGCTCGATTGAAGAGGCAAGCCGGCGCGGGGGAGACCTTCTCCCGTATCTCGAAGTCAGCAAGGACCTTCGGAACAAGATCAAGGAGCTGCAGGAAAAGGGGAACGCGAGAGAAATGCCCCACCACGAGGAAATGGAATAA
- a CDS encoding KamA family radical SAM protein — protein MLRQSVDSGKDLVERFGFDKDLADKLNSLFHTRINPYYLSLIRTPGDPIWLQCVPDARELMEDGFPEDPLAEDSHSPVPSIVHRYPDRVLFLTTSQCSMYCRFCTRKRKVGDASKINMKYIQDGIDYIAGKPEVRDVILSGGDPLMLTDFLLERVLKGLRDIPHVEIIRLGTKMPCVLPQRITPKLCKMIRKYHPVYVNTHFNHPWECTVEAKRACEMLADAGCPVGNQAVLMKGVNDDPDVMLELVRKLLAMRVRPYYLYQADLTKGTNYFRTPVSKGLEIMDKLRGHTSGLAIPSYVIDAPGGGGKIPILPQYVIGRAGKNIILRNYKYEIFTYPDLEEEPAGHLPPIEKAFKRKNGKGNGNGNGNGNGKTEHVEVGTR, from the coding sequence ATGCTTCGACAAAGCGTGGACAGCGGAAAGGATCTGGTCGAACGGTTCGGATTCGATAAGGACCTCGCGGACAAGCTCAACTCACTCTTTCATACGCGCATCAATCCTTACTATCTCAGCCTGATCCGCACCCCCGGGGATCCGATCTGGCTCCAGTGCGTCCCGGACGCCCGGGAGCTGATGGAAGACGGGTTTCCCGAAGACCCCCTGGCCGAGGATTCACACAGCCCGGTTCCCAGCATCGTGCACCGGTATCCCGACCGGGTGCTCTTCCTGACGACGAGCCAGTGCTCCATGTACTGCCGGTTCTGCACGCGGAAGCGAAAGGTCGGAGACGCCTCGAAGATCAACATGAAGTACATCCAGGACGGGATCGATTACATTGCGGGAAAGCCGGAGGTCCGCGACGTCATCCTCTCGGGCGGCGATCCCCTGATGCTGACCGATTTTCTCCTCGAAAGGGTTCTCAAGGGGCTGAGGGACATTCCTCACGTCGAAATCATACGGCTCGGGACCAAGATGCCCTGCGTGCTGCCGCAACGCATCACGCCGAAGCTCTGCAAGATGATACGCAAGTACCATCCGGTCTATGTCAACACGCACTTCAACCACCCGTGGGAATGCACGGTCGAGGCCAAGCGGGCCTGCGAGATGCTCGCAGACGCCGGCTGCCCGGTCGGCAACCAGGCGGTCCTGATGAAAGGCGTGAACGACGATCCGGACGTGATGCTGGAGCTCGTGCGTAAGCTTCTGGCGATGCGGGTCAGGCCCTACTATCTCTACCAGGCCGATCTGACCAAGGGAACGAATTATTTCCGCACCCCGGTGAGCAAGGGGCTGGAAATCATGGACAAACTCCGCGGTCATACCTCCGGCCTGGCGATTCCGAGCTACGTCATCGACGCGCCCGGAGGAGGAGGGAAGATTCCGATCCTTCCCCAGTATGTCATCGGAAGAGCCGGAAAGAATATCATCCTTCGGAACTACAAGTACGAAATCTTCACCTACCCCGATCTCGAAGAGGAACCAGCAGGCCATTTGCCGCCGATCGAGAAGGCCTTCAAGCGCAAGAACGGCAAAGGCAACGGAAACGGTAATGGCAACGGGAACGGCAAGACAGAACACGTTGAGGTGGGAACAAGATAG
- a CDS encoding GNAT family N-acetyltransferase, with translation MRPGTTSLITIRPARAEDRDVIGDMLGKTGAFRDEEIDVALELIDAYLHDTSQQDYDIYTGVDSDGTVAGYVCFGPAALTNGTFDLYWIAVNPDSHRGGAGTQLLRHVEELVQSRGARLLVAETSSQPSYEKARSFYRKNGYRELARITDYYTPGDDLVVFGKYFSQSGA, from the coding sequence ATGCGCCCTGGAACGACTTCCCTGATCACCATACGGCCGGCGCGTGCGGAGGACAGGGATGTTATCGGTGACATGCTCGGGAAAACGGGCGCGTTCAGAGACGAAGAAATCGACGTCGCCCTCGAGCTGATCGATGCCTACCTTCACGACACTTCCCAGCAGGACTATGATATCTATACCGGCGTCGACTCCGACGGGACGGTCGCGGGCTATGTCTGCTTCGGGCCCGCTGCGCTCACCAACGGAACGTTCGACCTCTACTGGATCGCCGTCAACCCCGACAGCCACCGCGGCGGGGCTGGGACCCAGCTTCTCCGGCATGTGGAAGAGCTCGTTCAGTCGAGGGGGGCGCGGCTCCTCGTCGCCGAAACCTCTTCCCAGCCCTCGTACGAGAAGGCGCGGTCGTTCTACCGGAAGAACGGATACCGGGAGCTCGCCCGGATAACGGATTATTATACACCCGGGGACGATCTTGTCGTCTTCGGCAAATATTTCTCACAATCAGGAGCGTAA
- a CDS encoding ATP-grasp domain-containing protein: MKKKLTVAIVYNEPTVLTKSGRKYISEAGILQEGGKLLAGTADVLTDLSEVGVLEEKEDIARALNALGFKTSIFNVDGDIRRFVNFLHDEDPDVVFNLCESVGDSSIHEMHAVGIYELMGVPYTGSDPLTLGTALNKVRVKEILLYNGLPTPRFQLFKTWSRMSVDERLAYPLIVKPSQEDASLGIESDSIVSSLAELRKRVRYIIEQFDQPALVEEYIDGRELNVGIMGNRKPIVFPISEIDMSTLPKQYHRIISYNAKWMKGTEEYEHTKGLCPAPLPPALEATIKEMALRAYQLLGCRDYARIDFRLSKDAKPYILEVNPNPDISDDAGFARSAAAYGYKFEELVGKIVECALERLP; this comes from the coding sequence ATGAAGAAAAAACTGACGGTCGCAATCGTGTACAATGAGCCGACGGTGTTGACCAAGTCGGGCCGGAAGTATATCTCCGAGGCCGGGATTCTTCAGGAGGGGGGCAAGCTGCTGGCCGGGACGGCGGACGTATTGACGGACCTTTCGGAAGTCGGAGTGCTCGAGGAGAAGGAAGATATCGCGCGCGCCCTGAACGCCCTCGGTTTCAAAACAAGCATCTTCAATGTGGACGGGGATATCCGGCGGTTTGTGAACTTTCTGCACGACGAGGACCCCGATGTCGTGTTCAACCTCTGCGAGAGCGTCGGCGATTCCTCCATCCATGAAATGCACGCGGTGGGCATCTACGAGCTGATGGGGGTCCCCTACACCGGCTCCGATCCGCTCACGCTCGGCACCGCGCTGAACAAGGTGAGGGTCAAGGAAATTCTCCTCTATAACGGCTTGCCCACGCCGCGTTTCCAGCTGTTCAAGACCTGGAGCCGCATGAGCGTGGACGAGCGGCTCGCCTATCCGCTGATCGTGAAACCCTCCCAGGAGGACGCGAGCCTCGGAATCGAGTCGGATTCGATCGTTTCGAGCCTTGCGGAGCTGCGGAAGAGGGTCCGCTATATAATAGAACAGTTCGACCAGCCCGCCCTCGTGGAAGAGTACATCGACGGCCGGGAACTGAACGTCGGCATCATGGGAAACCGCAAGCCGATCGTCTTTCCGATCTCCGAAATCGACATGTCGACGCTCCCGAAACAATACCACCGGATCATCAGTTACAACGCGAAATGGATGAAGGGGACGGAGGAGTACGAGCACACCAAAGGCCTCTGTCCGGCTCCGCTGCCGCCCGCGCTTGAGGCCACGATCAAGGAGATGGCGCTCCGCGCATACCAGCTCCTCGGCTGCAGGGACTATGCCCGCATCGACTTCCGGCTGAGCAAGGACGCCAAACCGTACATCCTCGAGGTGAACCCCAACCCCGACATCTCCGATGACGCGGGGTTCGCCAGGTCGGCGGCGGCGTACGGTTACAAGTTCGAAGAACTCGTCGGAAAGATCGTTGAATGCGCCCTGGAACGACTTCCCTGA
- a CDS encoding ATP-grasp domain-containing protein, giving the protein MRVALVYNQKKEDATQQSLPEDTADPPSTQRGVASSLAIRSHTSPSTQPLNDLYAEWDTAETIEAVASALSQIHHVTLIEADGEAYEKLSLNRPEFVFNIAEGLHGVSREAHIPSVLEMLRIPYTGSDPLTLAVCLDKSRAKEILSYYQVPTPRFSVISDLSGTEDAGVRFPAIVKPLHEGSSKGIFDASLVRDKAELTRQVKMLLGTYREAVIVEEYLPGREFTVAMLGNGDRLNVLPIVEIKFDSLPAGVNRIYSYEAKWIWDRSDDPLDIFECPARIPTPLSDEIERICRKAYNVLRCRDWCRIDVRLDDAGQPHILELNPLPGILPKPEDNSCFPKAARAAGLGYDRLLQSVLGFAALRYQHNPSR; this is encoded by the coding sequence ATGCGCGTCGCGCTCGTGTACAATCAGAAAAAGGAAGATGCAACACAACAGTCGTTGCCGGAGGACACCGCAGACCCTCCGAGTACTCAGCGAGGAGTTGCATCCAGCCTCGCGATTCGCTCTCACACCTCTCCTTCCACTCAACCTCTCAACGATCTTTACGCAGAATGGGACACGGCTGAAACAATCGAAGCCGTAGCTTCCGCGCTGTCGCAAATTCACCACGTCACGCTCATCGAGGCGGACGGAGAAGCGTACGAAAAGCTTTCTCTCAACCGGCCGGAGTTCGTGTTCAACATCGCCGAGGGGCTTCACGGCGTCTCGCGCGAGGCGCACATCCCCTCCGTGCTCGAGATGCTGCGGATCCCCTACACGGGATCGGATCCCCTCACGCTTGCAGTCTGCCTGGACAAGTCGCGCGCGAAGGAAATCCTCTCGTACTACCAGGTCCCGACCCCCCGTTTCTCAGTGATATCGGATCTCTCCGGGACCGAAGACGCGGGCGTCAGGTTTCCCGCGATCGTCAAGCCCCTTCATGAAGGCTCAAGCAAAGGCATTTTTGACGCTTCGCTGGTGCGCGACAAGGCGGAACTGACGCGCCAGGTGAAGATGCTCCTGGGGACCTACAGGGAAGCGGTGATCGTCGAGGAGTATCTCCCCGGGCGCGAATTCACCGTCGCGATGCTCGGAAACGGCGACCGGTTGAACGTCCTCCCGATTGTGGAAATCAAGTTCGATTCGCTCCCCGCCGGGGTGAACCGGATCTATTCCTACGAAGCGAAGTGGATCTGGGACCGGTCAGACGATCCTCTCGACATCTTTGAATGTCCTGCAAGGATTCCGACGCCCCTCAGCGATGAAATCGAGCGGATTTGCAGGAAGGCGTATAATGTCCTCCGTTGCCGGGATTGGTGCCGGATCGACGTCCGTCTCGACGACGCCGGACAGCCGCATATCCTCGAGCTGAACCCGCTCCCGGGCATACTCCCCAAACCCGAAGACAACTCCTGTTTCCCGAAGGCGGCGCGGGCCGCAGGGCTCGGTTACGATCGCCTCCTGCAGAGCGTCCTCGGTTTCGCGGCGCTGCGATATCAACACAACCCCTCACGTTAG
- the recG gene encoding ATP-dependent DNA helicase RecG yields the protein MSAQRDPDTPIQYLPKIGPKRAEALAELGIKTVRDLLYYLPFGYLDLSAVETIGNLRGLIDSGRWITVIGTVATSSLLGRPPRQRLAVVLGDETGKVQLVFFRAVHYFKKAFTEGETLAVSGRVTGYRGKPQLVHPSIDRIDPAVGEGAGGFLHTGGIVPKYRSSGEMKDARLHVKGLREIMKSAVDGYVDAIGETLPAGLAEKLSLISIQSALRSIHFPESKETLELARRRLKFDELFTMQLLLALRRSHVKVGTGGIIFETRSKLARKLVDSLPFRLTVAQTRVINEIAADMSSPKPMNRLLQGDVGSGKTIVALIAMLIAVENGYQAAFMAPTEILAEQHFLSLKSFLNDLPVTARLLIGGQKARLREDVLEDVRRGSAQIVIGTHALIQESVEYARLGLAVVDEQHRFGVAQRVALAGKGKAEGEIAPRPDILVMTATPIPRTLSLTVYGDLDVSVIDEIPSNRKPVRTFVKFESERNSVYRFIGEHLGKGRQAYIIYPLIEESEKLDLKAATESYETLKTTVFKERRVGLIHGRMTTEEKDAVMGAFKEGKLDVLVSTTVIEVGIDIPNAVVMVIEHAERFGLSQLHQLRGRVGRGAEQSFCLLLAPDWMRSPLSKASATADLYGNEDEKQKAIRRLSTMLETHDGFRIAEIDLEMRGPGDFFGTRQSGLPELQIANLATDKELLSIARSEAFDLIERDPHLRLAEDLPLRDYLLTRMKVALSMIDAG from the coding sequence ATGTCGGCTCAGAGGGATCCTGATACTCCCATACAGTACCTCCCGAAAATAGGGCCGAAGCGCGCAGAGGCGCTTGCCGAGCTCGGCATCAAGACGGTCCGCGATCTCCTCTATTATCTGCCTTTCGGATACCTCGATCTTTCCGCCGTGGAAACGATCGGCAACCTCCGCGGCCTGATCGATTCAGGCCGGTGGATCACGGTGATCGGAACCGTGGCCACATCCAGCCTTCTCGGACGCCCGCCCCGCCAGCGGCTTGCGGTGGTGCTGGGGGATGAGACCGGCAAAGTGCAGCTCGTATTCTTCAGGGCCGTCCACTACTTCAAGAAGGCGTTCACCGAGGGTGAAACTCTCGCGGTGAGCGGGAGGGTGACGGGGTACCGGGGGAAACCGCAACTTGTCCACCCCTCGATCGACCGGATAGATCCTGCCGTGGGGGAGGGAGCCGGCGGTTTTCTGCATACAGGGGGGATCGTCCCGAAGTATCGCTCCTCGGGAGAGATGAAGGACGCGCGGCTCCATGTCAAGGGATTGCGGGAGATCATGAAGTCCGCGGTCGACGGCTACGTGGACGCGATCGGTGAGACGCTTCCGGCCGGGCTCGCGGAGAAACTCTCGTTGATTTCCATCCAGTCCGCCCTTCGCTCCATCCATTTCCCGGAGTCGAAGGAAACGCTCGAGCTCGCCCGGAGGCGCCTCAAATTCGACGAACTCTTCACCATGCAGCTGCTGCTCGCCCTCCGCCGGAGCCATGTGAAAGTGGGGACGGGGGGAATCATCTTCGAAACCCGGAGCAAGCTCGCGCGGAAGCTTGTCGATTCGCTCCCGTTCAGGCTGACCGTCGCGCAGACGCGCGTCATCAACGAGATCGCCGCCGACATGAGCTCCCCCAAGCCGATGAACCGCCTCCTGCAGGGGGACGTGGGGAGCGGAAAGACCATTGTGGCCCTCATCGCCATGCTGATCGCCGTCGAGAACGGGTACCAGGCGGCGTTCATGGCGCCCACCGAAATCCTCGCCGAGCAGCACTTCCTGAGCCTGAAGAGCTTTCTCAACGATCTTCCGGTGACCGCCCGGTTATTGATCGGCGGACAGAAGGCCCGGCTCCGTGAGGATGTCCTGGAGGATGTCCGGCGCGGATCGGCGCAAATTGTGATCGGCACGCACGCGCTGATTCAGGAGTCGGTGGAGTACGCCCGGCTCGGCCTGGCCGTCGTCGACGAGCAGCACAGGTTCGGGGTCGCCCAGAGAGTAGCCCTTGCGGGCAAGGGGAAGGCGGAGGGGGAGATCGCCCCCCGGCCCGACATCCTGGTCATGACCGCGACTCCCATCCCCAGGACCCTCTCCCTCACGGTCTATGGCGATCTGGACGTCTCCGTCATCGACGAAATACCCTCGAACCGCAAACCGGTACGCACCTTCGTCAAATTCGAATCCGAGCGGAATTCGGTCTATCGATTCATCGGCGAACATCTCGGGAAGGGGCGCCAGGCCTATATCATCTATCCCCTGATCGAGGAATCCGAGAAGCTCGACCTGAAGGCGGCGACGGAGAGCTATGAGACGCTCAAGACGACGGTCTTCAAGGAGCGGAGAGTCGGACTGATCCACGGCCGCATGACGACCGAGGAGAAGGATGCGGTGATGGGCGCCTTCAAGGAGGGGAAGTTGGACGTGCTGGTGTCGACCACGGTGATCGAGGTGGGCATCGATATCCCCAATGCCGTCGTCATGGTCATCGAGCATGCCGAGAGGTTCGGACTCTCCCAGCTCCACCAGCTGAGAGGCCGGGTCGGCAGAGGGGCCGAACAGTCTTTCTGTCTCCTCCTCGCGCCCGATTGGATGCGTTCCCCTCTTTCCAAGGCCTCGGCGACGGCGGACCTCTATGGCAACGAGGATGAGAAACAAAAAGCAATCCGGCGGCTGAGCACCATGCTCGAGACGCATGATGGCTTCAGAATCGCTGAAATCGACCTGGAAATGAGGGGTCCGGGAGATTTTTTCGGGACCCGCCAGAGCGGCTTGCCCGAACTTCAAATTGCAAACCTCGCAACGGACAAGGAACTTCTGTCGATCGCGCGGAGCGAAGCCTTCGATCTGATCGAGAGAGATCCGCATCTCCGTCTTGCGGAAGATCTCCCTCTCCGGGACTACCTCCTCACCCGCATGAAGGTCGCGTTGTCGATGATCGACGCCGGCTGA